The nucleotide window tacagactgccaaaagttattacaaatcaaagagaagagtgcaaaaaactgtctgggttggccaaactaaaccagaatttccagggcaagaatcttgacaacatttgtgtttgttcttgaaATATAAGGCTAATATCtttattaatactgcttgtacatatctttgcCACAGATTAACTTTGGttcgtcaaaatattgcgcccttttctgcctactaagtccttctttatatgatttagcagctcccACATGCTTTTTCCAAATCATAAAtgagcagaacaatgtattcagtagtacattaaccatgcaaactgtgctgttgtttacatcccagTATAACCAATATGGCCAAGCATATTAAGtaaccaaatcgtgacgtaagtgacAAATTCAGCAAGTTTTATGTGGAAGAGTGTTTGCCTTACCACTGTGAAGGACTTCTCAGACAAAGGTTGTGCCTCAGTTTGTAGTTCATTCCTAAACATGAAGCCTTTGCTGCCAGGCATCtagaaaaaatatactttttgaGCACTTTTTTAGCAGCCTTTGTTTTGAAAAATAGTGTAAAATAATGTAAACTAAGATGTGCTTGTTTTACCTGTGTGTGTCTATACAAAGTGAGCAGTACAGCGTAGCCTCCAGACCTCTTCTGTGGCACatactctctcttttttttagttCCCTTCTCCTTTCTTGCTTCTTTTTGTGTTTGCTTCTGCAAAACGAGTCATTAGTTTTCTAGTATTAACCTGAACAAGTAATTGCAACctttttttaaagggttagttcacccaaaaatgaaaattctgtcattaattactcaccctcatgctgttccgaACCCacaagacttttgttcatcttcggaacacaaattaagatatttttaatgaaatctaagagctctctgaccctccatagacagcaagggtcataccacgttcaaggtccagaaaggtatcAAGAACACTGGATccacaaaatagtccatgtgacagccgtggttcaaccgtaattttatgaagctacaagaacacgttttgtgtgcaaaaaaaaaagtataacagtaaataaataaataaaaaatgtattcaataatagttatcctctgcgtcaccctagcaccattttggagagtatcacaATGCATGAGCGTGCTTTCCTCCAAAATTGCCCTAGGGCTAGGGTGAcacagaggagaagaattgttgaattaagtcattatttttgtttttgtttacacacaaaaagtattctcatagtttcTAAAATTACGATTGattcactgatgtcacatgaactattttaacaacgcCCTactgtttctgtgccttgaccatgATATGACccatgctgtctatggagggtcagagagctctttaatatcctaatttgtgttcggaAGTTAAACAAaattcttacgggtttggaacgacatgagagtaagtaattaatgacagaatttttatttttgggtgaactctccctttaaacCAACCGTATGTCCACTCAAGTTTCCTGAAGGTTCCTTCTGAGGTTTTTCCATCTGTTTAGAGGAAGCCATGTTGCTCCTATGGGAAGTAGTAGTAGCCAAGTGGATTGGAGCATCAGAACCTTTCAGGAACAAAACAGAAGACTGTAAACATGACACCAACAGATTAAACAACAGTGGATACTCTAAACATTTCAGGGAAATTCAACGTCTGTGCACTACACAAGTCCCTCACCGTTTTCCCGATAATGCTTCTGCAGTCGCTCGTCCAAAATCTTGCAGATCCCGTCACCGAAGTTCTGCAGGATCTTCGCCTCTTTTCCGTTTTTCAACGGCAGAGGGTATTTTTTCAAAGAGCTTATAGCCTGTGAAAAAGCATAGTTGAGTTACTAATGGGTTTatttgcgaccctggaccacaaaaccagtcataagtagcacgagtgcatttgtagcaatagccaacaagacatacaatttttcttttttgtcaaaaatcattaggatattaaaggagtagttcactttcagaacaaaaatttacagataatgtactcacccccttgtcacgtctttctttcttcagtcgtaaggaaattatgttttttgaggaaaacatttcaggatttctctccatataatggacttctatggtgcccctgagtttaaatttccaaaatgctgcttcaaatggctctaaacgatcccagccgaggaaagaggggccttatctagcaaaatgatcggtcattttctaaaaaaaaaaaaaaaattacaatttatatactttttaatctcaaatgctcgtcttgtctagctctgtgtgtactctgtgtagagattaaaaagtatatcaattgtaaatattttcagaaattaaccgattgtttcgctagataagacccttctttcctcggctgggatcgtttagagccatttgaagctgcattttggaagttcaaactcggggcaccatagaagtccattatatggagagaaatcctgaaatgttttcctcaaaaaacataatttctttatgactgaagaaagaaagacatgaacatcttggatgacaagggggtgagtacattatctgtacatttttgttctgaaagtgaactactcctttaaccctctggtgctcttcgtttagcagtcacacgtgtgctcttcgcggtcagaagtgaccggacacctgtaacgcatcctgtaattttttcagtaaaaccattccaattcatttttgtttaataatattttttcttttttcttttgaattttgagagggtttggtggtaataatgaatatttatgctgtaattaatatccattttttgccattgagaataataaaaaattttaatttaattttttttttaaattttttttaatgaatgcagtatttcaggttgaaatagagactcagccattcaacactaatttttgaaggcagattagcgccatctgttggtaaaaaacgagaaaaacatctgtaatggcaggtgtaacttgatgcctgtatagtaagctacaaagcagcttgtgaattgcctagttgtttttagacaattgattcagcatttttattaggtggaatagttgaacatacatttaaacaatctcaaagactatttATTATCCAGTTTGGGgtagttttttgttataaatatgatttgaagtgttaattttttgtatatgcaagagagtgtgtgtcttttgcactctggatatgtaatttttttatacatatatttttattttattttacatcttctcaatttgctgtgtttcagttcatttgtgcatgtgtgtgtggatgtgtcagaaagagacagaaaaattctgtacatttttgtatttttgtcgatttcccattcatttcctgatgtcggtcatttttgaccaaagagcacaagttttcttttttttttggaatcgtgccctcattttttatgtgtgtccataaaagtcactgaatttggtagtgttctcatgaagctgtgatttttaaaaaaaattcaaaaccgttttggtcaaaagtgaccgaatagaggtgagtatattagtgtgtgtgtgtgtgtgtgtgtgtgtgtgtgtgtgtgtgtgtgtgtgtgtgtgtgtgtgtgtgtgtgtgtctgtctgtgaatgggtgtgttttagagtgtcaccccttcattgctgtgtacttttttcagcattgtggaggatttgtagattgtacacacaaaaattctctgaatatttgtatttttgtcaatttcccattcatttccaatggtcggtcattttagaccgaagagcacaagtttttattttattattagttttttttaatcgtgccctaattttttatgtgtgttcacattccaaatgccataaaagtcaatgaatttggtactgttctgttgaagctgtgattttttgaaaaattctaaaccgaaaatgttttggtcaaaagtgaccgaatagaggtgtgtatattaatgtgtgtgtgtgtgtgtgcgtgtgtgtgtgaatgggtgtgtttatgaatgggtgtgttttagagtgtcaccccttcactgctgtgtactttttttcagcattgtggaggatttgtagattgtacacacaaaaattctctgaatatttgtatttttgtcgatttcccattcatttcctatggtcggtcattttagaccgaagagcacaagtgtgactattttttttacgaccacttagcctgcttgaatcatgccctcaatttttttttgtgttgacattccaaatggcataaaagtcaccgagtttcatgtcattccgattaagcagtgatttttaaaaattcaaaacagaaaatttttcggtcagaagtgaccgaagagcaccagagggttaagtaaagatcatgttccataaagatatttagtaaatttcccaccgtaaatatagcaaaacttaatttttgattagtaatatgcatggctaagaacttcatttggacaactttaaaggcgaatttctcagtattttgattaatttgcaccctcagattacagatgttcaaagagttgtatctcgaccaaatattgtcctatcctaacaaaccatacatcaatggaaagcttatttattcaaaaacattacccttataactggtttcgtggtccagggtcacatgtacgTGTTTAACCGTCAGTTAAATGCAACATTCGAAACTCAAACACAATCGCTCACCTTCTGGTACACATACTGCGTTTTTAAACCTTTCTCTTTGGCACTGTCACGCAACTCTGTTAACCACTCCAGGAATAGAGGGTTTGGGCAAGAAGGCACCGGACGCTTCCGACCCAAACACACCTGATCCGTCGGCATATTTGCATCGAAAATGCAATTCACATCCTATAAAGTATAATATATTCAAGATGCTTAAATATTTGTAGGCTAATGCAACTGACATAACCTCAGTAAACAAGAGTAGACAcatactatataaataaatatgcatgtaACGTTATGTGCATTTGAAAACTAAATGAGCATTTGCACGTTTAACGTTAGTTAATTGCTTGCAATCGATGTGCTAAAATTCGGATTACAGACTCTGTCAGATTTTACAGCGATCATCTTttaaaatgcatgcaaattattagtattaataCGTTGTCTGCGAGATTTTGGGGTTTATTTACCTTTAGCTGCCCACCGTTTCCCCGCCTGTGCTTTCGAACGCGTTGTAATTACGTCATTTCCGTTCGATGATACACGAGTAGCGCCACTCCAAGGGTTGATGGTGCATGCATGTTTGTAAagctcaaaatgttaaaacagcACATGCTCTGTATGATAATTGTTTGGACTAAACACACACAACATGGTTGAATGATGTTCAGAATGTTTTGCAACTAGTTAATTTACCTGACTTTGATTCGGTGCAACAAGTACATTTCCTATTTCACTTCAACTTCTGTTTTAAAACTAGAAATTCTTGTACAGTTACAGTTTGAAAGGGTGGTACtgtatgttttggtgctgttgAAAAAATAACGGTTCTAAAGGGATAGGCACCTTTGAGCCGTTAATGCCCGATGGCCCCACAATGAAACAGCCACTGAATTCCACGAACAAGACCAAACAAGGATCTGGAATCCGCCAACATCCACCCACTGAATCTCTTTCTCTCCTACTGTCTCTTATTCATTTGCTCTTGCATGTAAATTCTAAAATGCTTTATTGTTCTTATCTCTATCCATAACTGTTTGCAGTTGCAACCATGCATTGAAAGTACTTTAAACATCAATAAATAAGTTCTAGGTAAGTAGTTGGCTTTCTGATAATATGTTGCTTGTTTCTAAAATAATACGAAGAGAATGAGTCACACTTCTTTTTAAACCATtaacaaaacacatttattgtggAGGTGTGTTGTTATAGATTGCCACAGAGCCTACTTAATTTACTTAACAGTGACATGAAATTAAAACGTTATCACATTTATAATgctttttgaatataaaaagtacaaaaaacaaTGCATCCCAAAAAACACAAGTGTTACAGAAAGGCTGTTACATGTGAAAGTAGACATATAAAAACTAGCAAAAACATACCCAGGGAAATATAAAAACTACACCAGgataaatataaatcttttatgaTAAATTTATGCAAGTATATATTACATACAGTAGTTGATCAGCAACACAAAATTAATTTTCTTTCGAAATCCCTTTTTCAAACATTCAGACTCTGCTGATATGCAACTATCAGCTGCCGCATAGTTCACaaaagtattattttaatgttgaaACATTGCTACATAAAATCTTTGTCCCACACAGTACAAAAGCAACTATTAAATGTCACATTCATCCGTGTATTTCTCCTGAGTTGTGTTTCATCTCatctattttaataataataatattattatgtaaactCAAGTAGTGCATATTTATGCTGTAGACGTAGTTGTCTGCTTTTGAGTGTCTCACAGGGAAAAGTACCGCCTGATTCTACAGCAAAAGTGTAAACTGAATCTCAGCGTACTTCACTTTCCCTTTTTTAAACTCCCTCATGCACATTAATCACATCCCtttattcatataaaaatatttttttcagaaaattctCTTTCTCTACATCCCTCCTGACTCTACAGTGTCATCGCTATTATGAGAAAGAGGGGAACCAGGTTGGGAGGTGTCATCTCTGGTGGCATTCAGCATTGGTGAGTGTCTACGTGCCCCCTTGGACCGCAGGAGGTGACTGGTTGGATGTTCAAGGTGGAGGTGGCGCAGCAATGCATCCTGGGTTGAAGCCGTATGGCCGCACTCTTCACAGACGTACAGCTTGCTGCGGCGCTCCTTGTAAGCGTACTGCTGCATGACGCCGTGAATCTTCTTCATGTGGGACTCCAGAGAGCAGCGCTGAGTGAAGGCCTTCTCGCAGAGGTTGCATTTGTACGGACGGACGCCTACAGGAGGAACAAaagaatatttttgttttaaaaaattgtttttgcaTACCACTCATTTATTCTAATTCAAAAAAATCTAACTGAGAAGGAAATTACATGCTggtttgttgctcaagaaacatttcttctggCTATCAATGTTGGGAACAGTTTTTGTCctgatttattttttgttgaaaCTGTGAtatactactattcaaaagtttgggctaaataaaaaaaaagaaaatattcagCGAGCACATATTTAATTGTTCAAAAATATAGACAACGATAAAAACTATTATCATTAATTGAGTACCAATAAtaaagaatgaataaataataattgcaccaaatcagcatattggaatgatttctgaagaatcatgtaacactgaagacttgaataatgaccatttttaaatatattcagatagaaacaaataaattgcaataatatttcacagtattactgtttctactgtatttttaaatcaaaagcatttacaaatcttaattattttaaacctttttgaactttatctatttatctatctagctatctatacagactacagtcaaaagtttttgaacattaaagtttttaatgttttttttttctcttctgctcaccaagcctgcatttatgtacactgaaaacattaaatatttttactatttaaaataactgttttgtaaaaAACtgttatgtgaatatattttaaaaggtcatttattcctgatttcaaagctgaatttgtaggatcattactccagtcacatgatccttcagaaatcattgtaatcttctgatttgctgcttgaaaatatttattattaatatgttgaaaacagctaagtagattttttttcaggtttctttaatgaaaagaaagttaagaagaactgaaatagaaatcttttgtaacattctaaatgtctttatcatcatcttttgatccatttaaagcatccttgctaaataaatctttctcaaaaaaaaataaaaaataaataaataaaataaaataatatatatatatataaataaaacaagcttttgaatggtatagggtataatgctaaaaaatatatttttatttcagataaatgctgatctttggatgcttctattcatcaaagaatcatgaaaaaaatctactcaactgttttaaatactgataataataataaatatttcttgaacagcaaatcagcatataagaatgatttctgaaggatcatgtgacactgacgactggagtaattatgtggaaaatttcaagcagagaaataaattacattttaaaatatattcaaatagacaacagttcttttaaatagtaaaaatatttcagaattgtactgtactttgcattaaaaaaaatgcatgcttGATGAGtagaagtgacttctttaaaaaaacatttaaaatcttactgttcaaaaacttttgactggtagtgtatatatacttttttttctttttttttttttacctaataaACCAAAGTGTCTTAACTAGATCTTCCAGTTAAAACTCTCAAATCCTGCCCCTCCACAACATCCAAATCTCACAATCCAATCAGCAACCAATCATGTGTGGCTACTTCCGTTTCACAGCAAACAGATGAAGCTCTTACCTGTGTGTGTGCGGACGTGTCTCTTGAGATCGAAGGTGTCATTAAATCCCTTCCCGCAAAAGTCGCACAAGTGTCTCTTCTGCTCGCTGTGACATTTCAGGTGTCTGTTTAGCATGCGCTGGAACTGGAAAACTTTCTGACACACCTGGCAAATATAAGTGGCACCGCTCGACTGCACCGAAGGCGACTTAGCTGCAGGAGGGGAGCAAGGTGTTGCTATAGAAGCAGGTGGACTTGCAGTTAGACTAGGAACAATAGGTGGAACCTCTTTGGGAAGCTCACCTGTGGTTACCTGCAGCGAGATAACAAACAAAGAGGGAAATATAAAGACGAAATTAGCGGTAGTGTAAACATTCAGACTAGTAAAGCGATATGAGCATAAGCAATTCGCAAATCAATTATGTCCAACAGTGGCACAATGGCGGCTCAATATGAGCTTATTGCCTCCGTAACTAGATCTTAGATAAACAtagtaaaagtaaacattttccAGAAGCCTCACCTTTATTTTAGTGCGCACATACGTATTGTCGTGTGTGCTTCTGATGTGCTCCGTCTCTGGACTCTGGCCCAGAGCGGTGCATGATGGGAGCTCAGCAGCAGGAACCACCGCACCGGGGTCATTGGTGTACATTTGGTTGTACGAGTACATGCTGTGGTCCTTGCGGGTGGATAAGCACAGCGCCACCTCTGCCGGACTTGCTTCCGTCTCCTCTCGAAGAGCAACGGGAGACATGGAGACTGGAAAAAATGGAAAACCACGTTTTAGAAGCACAGCAGAAAGCATCGTTCATTGTGTCGCCACAATGTTTGCTTTGCATATTGTTTAAAGACGAATGATGACAAATCTTTCTAGCACAACATCTCGACTTTGCGAACAAGTGTGGATTACATCCTACATAGCTGAAGATGAAGGATGTGATTGCTAGACAATCAGAAACTGGGTGTGTATGCGGCTCTTGAGGCTAAGGGGGACAGTTGTGCCTCTGGGCCAGGTGTGTGAGAATGCGAGTGTGAGTGGGTGGGTTGGCTGGTGCGCATGAGTGTGTGAGCGTATTGTGCCGGGCTGAAGTCAAACCACTCCTGTTACTGCTTTACCAGTCAGACCAGCTGAGCTAGAGGCACAGGCTCGAGCTCCCTTTATACAAACCTCCATGCAACACAATACATCAGATGGATAATCTGCAAATGTTTGCCGGTAAACTATCATGTTCTTTCCTGAGAGGTTGTTCGATCATTGCCTACACATCTACTGAAGAGATTATTAGGTCACAGGGGGAGAGAAAAAACATTGGTTGCATGGAGATTCCAGATGATCAAAAACACTAATACTAGTAGCCTGAACAATGAATCTGTTGATTCTGGTGTGGCACAATCGACTGGGTTGCAAATTATAATGCAAATATCTGATGTGTGCAGTGCCTAACGGTAACATGCAACAATCTATATTTCATAACCACCATATAATCCAAGTTTAGACTTGTAGAGCTAGTTAGTTACTAGTCATGAAGAAACCAAATGACAGCTTGGTACTTTCAGTGTTGGAATGAGCAGAATGTCTGTAAGCTATGATTTATGAAACAAAGCTGTTTATAAAGTTTGAAAGTTATttactgcattttattttattaatttttttttctttaacataACCTACATGTAAAAGGCAGTACATAGTAGTGATTGTTTCTTTTTGCCTTTGCACTTATGTTTGCCAACCCCTCCCTTCACAGACAGTCACACCACAAACAATAACATGAAGATGAACGACAACCGAACGGTTTGATCTTAAATGTGAACACCAGTCATAAgtcgcacgggtatatttgtagcaatagccaacattattatattggttaaaatgatcgattttatgccaaaaatcattaggatattaagtaaagaccgtgttccatgaagatatttagtaaatatatcaaaacttaatttttgatttgtaatatgcattgctaagaacttcatctggacaactttgaagccgattttctcaatatttagatttttcccaccctcagattctagattttcaaatagttgcatctcagccaaattgtcctattctaacaaatcatacatcaatggaaagcttatttattaatcttacatatgatgcaaaaatctaaatttcataaaactgacccttatgactggttttgtggtccatagtaCATATTACAAATAGATTTGACTTTAGgatataatacatattattaagatttaataaatattttttattttttgattgagtaaaaaaaataataataataataattacatgcATAAAAAACATAGGCTttttgtggaccacaaaaccataagtagcacagttatatttgtatatttgtagcaacagccaaaaatactttgtatgggtcaaaatgattgatttttcttttatgccaaaaatcattagcatattaagtaagatcatgttccatgaagatgtttagtaaatttcctacaataaatatttccaaacttaatttctgattagtaatattaactcctaagaacttaatttggacaaatttaaagacggttttctcaatatttagatttttttaacccccagattcaagattttcaaatagttgtatctcagccaaattgtcttatcctaacaaaccatacatcaatgaaaagcttatttatttatctttcagatgatttataaatctcagttttaaacaattgacccttatgactgattttaacTCATTACTGAATATAAAGTCTAGAGTAGGCCTAAACCTAAACAGGTTTATCACTCATTCAAGCAATGTATTAATAGtattgttttttgtgtgtgtgtgtgtgtgtgtgtgtgtgtgtgtgtgtgtgtgtgtgtgtgtgtgtgtgtgtgtgtgtgtttaaaagaCAGTTTCATCCTTATGACCGTTTGTTTTAGTGTCAGGTGGAAGGCGAAGTAGAATAAAACGATTAAAAAACAACGAAACTAAGTGAATGAATGGGTTAAAACAAGAGTCATAAACGGGTAGGCGACGTCGATAAATATATAACAATGCCTGTGCTCCGGGTTTGTTTAGCTGATATCGAAAAGTGAGGTGAAAGGTACactcactgtgtgtgtgtatgtgtgtttgctaAGGGTGTAGCGGGAAAAGGGAGACAGCGCGGCGAAGCCCGTTATTTCCTTTACCGCTGTAAACATTAACTCAAACCCATATCACGGACGACAAACTAAAGGACCACAGTGCGTTAAAACGGATGCTGCAttgattagttagaaagaaagaaagaaagaaagaaagattagcCTAGACAAATTATACTTTTTCATAGCCTATCATTATTGCTGTAGGGAGAATACACCGAGTTTAATCACCGATTAATACCGCTTTAGCCTATACAGTAATCGTTATGGCAACGAAAAAAACAGGTACAACAACCTCCTGACATACCTGCATGAATCAATGATACAAATGTCTCTGTTTCAGGTTGGTTCAGTTTATGAATGGGCTGTTATGCAAATAGATTAAACTTTCACACAAAAAACGCAGGGTGACAAACACAGAAAACATCTGAACGCattgttttaaaatgtcacaTTACTACAACACACATTTCGTCTTTAACTATTAAACGTAAATATTTAAAAGACACTAATATATCAGAATATCTCATTACGGATGTAACATGATAATCCGTGTAGAGATTGAAGAAGGGGCTCATAATGATCACTTGTGTCTACTCCGTTAGCTGACCCGCAGTAATATGATACCAGATTTGTTTACCTCCACAAATAGTTAAAATGAAGCATCAGTAACTTGTAAGCTTGTAATACGAAGAAGCTAAATAAATATGaccaaatatattatataaaagtaATTACAGTGATAAGTCTAATCTAGACAGCAGGTTTCAGTTGAAATATTTCCTTTACCTCGAGAAAAACAGCTTATATGGTGCTTTAAATTCAGACGACTATAAATGTTTTGTGTGGGCCATTGGCACCGTACTGTGTTGCAATGAGTTTCATGTTATAAGGAAGACAGTTGGGTCTGAAGGTCAACTAAAGGAGCAATAACGGCCCTCTTACACACAAACGCATTTTATAAGATTTGTTTAGTTCAATCCctcacaaaaaaatgtaaatttaggtTTTGTATGTACTTATAATATAGTGCAGGCTACTTTTAAAAAAGTTACGCAAaacacacatttaacaaaaaaaactatttaaaaacaaaatgcacaAAATAAGCTATTAAATTACAAAGTGCTGTTACTTAAACACCGCATGACGTTCTGGGAATTGCTGTTGTGTTAGTGCCATTCGATGCATCCGTAC belongs to Garra rufa chromosome 3, GarRuf1.0, whole genome shotgun sequence and includes:
- the ovol1a gene encoding putative transcription factor Ovo-like 1a, encoding MPRAFLVKKTGNSPGKRNWSDLPDHERGDIYIPVSMSPVALREETEASPAEVALCLSTRKDHSMYSYNQMYTNDPGAVVPAAELPSCTALGQSPETEHIRSTHDNTYVRTKIKVTTGELPKEVPPIVPSLTASPPASIATPCSPPAAKSPSVQSSGATYICQVCQKVFQFQRMLNRHLKCHSEQKRHLCDFCGKGFNDTFDLKRHVRTHTGVRPYKCNLCEKAFTQRCSLESHMKKIHGVMQQYAYKERRSKLYVCEECGHTASTQDALLRHLHLEHPTSHLLRSKGARRHSPMLNATRDDTSQPGSPLSHNSDDTVESGGM